In Hamadaea flava, a genomic segment contains:
- a CDS encoding isochorismatase family protein codes for MSRALIIVDVQNDFCEGGSLAVTGGEQVARDISATLAGPNDYDHVVATKDYHVDPGAHFEEWPAHCVAGTFGAEFHPELETEKVEAVFLKGQEAAAYSGFEGVANGIGLAAWLRMRNVTEVDVVGIATDYCVRATALDAVREGFDTTVLLGLTAAVASSSRETALADLSQAGVAVS; via the coding sequence ATGAGCCGTGCGCTGATCATCGTGGACGTGCAGAACGACTTCTGCGAAGGCGGTTCGCTGGCCGTCACCGGCGGCGAGCAGGTCGCCCGCGACATCTCCGCGACGCTGGCCGGACCGAACGACTACGACCACGTCGTGGCGACGAAGGACTACCACGTCGACCCGGGCGCCCACTTCGAGGAGTGGCCGGCGCACTGCGTGGCCGGGACGTTCGGCGCCGAGTTCCACCCCGAGCTGGAGACGGAGAAGGTCGAGGCCGTCTTCCTGAAAGGCCAGGAGGCGGCGGCGTACTCGGGCTTCGAGGGGGTCGCCAACGGCATCGGGCTCGCCGCCTGGCTACGGATGCGGAACGTGACAGAAGTGGACGTCGTCGGCATCGCCACCGACTACTGCGTACGCGCGACGGCGTTGGACGCGGTGCGGGAAGGCTTCGACACGACCGTGCTGCTGGGGCTTACCGCTGCCGTCGCTTCTTCCTCGCGCGAGACCGCACTCGCGGATCTGTCGCAGGCTGGAGTCGCCGTCTCATGA
- a CDS encoding nicotinate phosphoribosyltransferase, with product MSVRGSPGLLTDQYELTMVSAALRDGTAERPCVFEAFGRRLPNGRRYGVVAGTGRLMELIARFTFDPDEIAYLVDRGIVDRATGDWLADYKFTGDIDGYAEGELFFPGSPILTVSGTFAECVVLETLILSVLNHDSAIAAAAARMVTAARGRPIIEMGSRRTHEEAAVASARAAYLAGFASTSNLAAGLRYGVPTAGTAAHAFTLLHDDETTAFASQVAALGTETTLLVDTYDIAQGIRNAVAVAGPTLRAIRIDSGDLSVLAHQSRQLLDELGAPDVKIIVSGDLDEYAIAALAAEPVDAYGAGTAVVVGSGAPTAGLVYKLVEVAGRPVVKRSENKATVGGRKTVVRRHKPTGTATEEIVCSQGAPEAQPNDRLLQRAYVVGGKIAESPTLDESREHLRQNLVSIPWEGLKLSAGDPAIPVTFVTA from the coding sequence GTGAGCGTGCGTGGATCACCCGGGCTCCTCACCGACCAGTACGAACTCACCATGGTCAGCGCCGCGCTGCGGGACGGGACGGCCGAACGGCCGTGCGTCTTCGAGGCATTCGGCCGCCGGCTGCCCAACGGCCGCCGCTACGGCGTGGTCGCCGGGACCGGCCGGCTGATGGAACTGATCGCCCGGTTCACGTTCGATCCGGACGAGATCGCCTACCTGGTCGACCGGGGCATCGTCGACCGGGCCACCGGCGACTGGCTCGCCGACTACAAGTTCACCGGCGACATCGACGGGTACGCCGAAGGCGAGCTGTTCTTCCCGGGTTCGCCGATCCTGACCGTCAGCGGCACCTTCGCCGAATGCGTCGTGCTGGAGACGCTGATCCTGAGCGTGCTCAACCACGACAGCGCGATCGCGGCCGCCGCCGCCCGGATGGTGACCGCCGCCCGCGGTCGCCCGATCATCGAGATGGGCTCTCGGCGTACGCACGAAGAGGCGGCCGTGGCGTCCGCACGGGCGGCGTACCTGGCGGGGTTCGCGTCGACCTCGAATCTCGCCGCCGGCCTGCGGTACGGCGTGCCGACGGCGGGCACGGCCGCGCACGCGTTCACGCTGCTCCACGACGACGAGACGACCGCCTTCGCGTCCCAGGTCGCCGCGCTGGGCACCGAGACGACGCTGCTGGTCGACACCTATGACATCGCGCAGGGCATCCGCAACGCGGTCGCGGTGGCCGGCCCGACGCTGCGGGCGATCCGCATCGACTCCGGCGACCTGTCGGTGCTGGCTCACCAGTCCCGGCAACTGCTGGACGAGCTGGGCGCACCCGATGTGAAGATCATCGTCAGCGGCGACCTCGACGAGTACGCCATCGCCGCCCTCGCGGCCGAGCCGGTCGACGCGTACGGCGCGGGCACGGCCGTCGTCGTCGGCTCCGGCGCGCCCACCGCCGGGCTGGTCTACAAGCTGGTCGAGGTGGCCGGTCGCCCGGTCGTGAAGCGGTCGGAGAACAAGGCGACCGTCGGCGGCCGCAAAACCGTCGTACGCCGCCACAAGCCGACCGGCACGGCGACCGAGGAGATCGTCTGCTCGCAGGGCGCTCCCGAGGCCCAGCCGAACGATCGGCTCCTCCAGCGGGCGTACGTCGTGGGCGGCAAGATCGCCGAGTCGCCGACCCTGGACGAGTCGCGCGAGCACCTGCGGCAGAACCTCGTCTCGATCCCCTGGGAGGGGCTGAAGCTGTCGGCCGGCGACCCGGCCATCCCGGTCACCTTCGTAACTGCCTGA
- the clpS gene encoding ATP-dependent Clp protease adapter ClpS encodes MTTPQILPVERPETAEEPESSRPWVTIVHDDPVNLMTYVVFVFQKLFGFSRETAETLMMDVHTKGRAIVSSGARERMEYDAARLHSYGLWATVDKR; translated from the coding sequence ATGACCACGCCCCAGATCCTGCCGGTGGAGCGGCCGGAGACTGCCGAAGAGCCGGAGTCATCCCGGCCGTGGGTCACGATCGTCCACGACGATCCTGTCAATCTCATGACATATGTCGTGTTTGTCTTTCAGAAGCTCTTCGGGTTCTCCCGCGAGACGGCGGAGACGCTGATGATGGATGTGCACACGAAGGGCAGGGCCATCGTGTCCAGTGGCGCGCGCGAGCGCATGGAGTACGACGCCGCCCGGCTGCACAGCTACGGTCTCTGGGCGACGGTTGACAAGCGGTGA
- a CDS encoding DUF2017 domain-containing protein, with amino-acid sequence MSLFRRDGEECVATLSLDEVRVLRRVASEVVGLLTEGFDHSDPVVVRLFPTVYPEDPEEAADFRRFTEGDLKTSKIDQAGAVLAALPGEEELEPSGAEVRLDSEASEAWLRAINDVRLAMGVRLGITDETDLDEELTEEIERDVQSARAFQLSVYAYLGYLQESLLDAIMR; translated from the coding sequence GTGAGTCTGTTCCGCCGGGATGGCGAGGAATGCGTCGCCACGCTCTCGCTCGATGAGGTGCGCGTCCTGCGCAGGGTCGCGTCCGAGGTCGTCGGCCTGCTGACCGAGGGTTTCGATCACTCCGACCCCGTGGTCGTACGCCTGTTCCCGACGGTCTATCCGGAGGATCCGGAGGAGGCCGCCGATTTCCGCCGGTTCACCGAGGGCGACCTCAAGACGAGCAAGATCGACCAGGCCGGTGCGGTGCTGGCGGCCCTGCCCGGCGAGGAAGAGCTGGAGCCGTCCGGTGCCGAGGTGCGGCTGGACTCCGAGGCGTCCGAGGCATGGCTGCGCGCCATCAACGACGTACGCCTCGCGATGGGCGTCCGCCTCGGGATCACCGACGAGACCGACCTCGACGAGGAGCTGACCGAGGAGATCGAGCGCGACGTGCAGTCGGCTCGGGCCTTCCAGCTCTCCGTGTACGCGTACCTGGGGTATCTCCAGGAGTCGCTGCTCGACGCGATCATGAGGTAG
- a CDS encoding Mov34/MPN/PAD-1 family protein has translation MLTIDKAILDAIVAHARRDHPDEACGVVTGPIGSDTPTRHLAMENVERSQTFYRFDPMEQLRVWREMDDLDEEPVVIYHSHTATEAYPSRTDVSLAGEPGAHYLLVSTREPEVTEVRSFRILDGVVTEEPVKLVGSGVDEHAVQSYMFGQTPTTVDYECRG, from the coding sequence GTGCTGACCATCGACAAGGCGATCCTCGACGCGATCGTCGCCCACGCTCGCCGGGACCACCCGGACGAGGCCTGCGGCGTGGTCACCGGCCCGATCGGCTCGGACACGCCGACCCGGCACCTGGCCATGGAGAACGTGGAGCGCTCGCAGACGTTCTACCGGTTCGACCCGATGGAGCAGTTGCGGGTCTGGCGGGAGATGGACGACCTCGACGAGGAGCCGGTGGTCATCTACCACTCGCACACCGCGACCGAGGCGTACCCGTCCCGGACGGACGTGTCGCTCGCCGGTGAACCGGGGGCGCACTACCTGCTCGTCTCGACACGTGAGCCAGAGGTGACCGAGGTCCGCTCCTTCCGTATCCTGGACGGCGTGGTGACTGAGGAACCAGTGAAGCTGGTGGGGAGCGGTGTGGACGAGCACGCCGTGCAGTCCTACATGTTCGGCCAGACTCCGACGACGGTCGACTACGAGTGTCGCGGCTGA
- a CDS encoding MoaD family protein, with amino-acid sequence MAIEVRIPTILRSYTGNQKAVEGAGDTLAELLADLDARHAGLKGRLITDEGALHRFVNIYVNDEDVRFLGSLDAKVSDGDTVTILPAVAGGALGLLAAAAYLGR; translated from the coding sequence ATGGCCATCGAAGTTCGCATTCCCACGATCCTGCGCAGCTACACCGGCAACCAGAAGGCCGTCGAAGGCGCCGGCGACACCCTCGCCGAGCTGCTCGCCGACCTCGACGCCCGGCACGCCGGCCTCAAGGGCCGCCTGATCACCGACGAGGGCGCGCTGCACCGGTTCGTCAACATCTACGTCAACGACGAGGACGTCCGCTTCCTCGGCTCGCTGGATGCGAAGGTCAGCGACGGCGACACCGTGACGATCCTGCCGGCCGTCGCCGGTGGCGCGCTCGGTCTGCTCGCCGCCGCGGCGTACCTGGGCCGCTGA
- a CDS encoding PLP-dependent cysteine synthase family protein, translating to MEVRYDSILDFCGDTPLVGLPRLSPSDDVRIWAKLEDRNPTGSVKDRAALYMVRAAEADGTLRPGATILEPTSGNTGIALAMVAKLRGYRLVCVMPENVSTERVQLLRMYGAEIIFSPAAGGSNQAVATAKQIAEEHPDWVMLFQYGNEANARAHYETTGPELLRDLPTITHFVAGLGTTGTLMGTGRYLREKNPDIQIIAAEPRYGELVYGLRNIDEGYVPELYDATVLSRRFSVGTRDAVLRTRQLVEVEGLFVGFSTGAVFHAALSVAHAAAKAGQKADVAFLVADGGWKYLSTGAYTGTLADAEEALEGQLWA from the coding sequence CTGGAAGTGCGGTACGACTCGATCCTCGACTTCTGCGGCGACACTCCGCTCGTCGGCCTGCCCCGCCTGTCGCCCAGTGACGACGTGCGCATCTGGGCCAAGCTGGAGGACCGCAACCCGACCGGCAGCGTGAAGGACCGCGCCGCGCTGTACATGGTGCGCGCGGCCGAGGCCGACGGCACGCTGCGCCCGGGGGCGACGATTCTGGAGCCCACCAGCGGCAACACCGGCATCGCCCTGGCCATGGTCGCCAAGCTGCGCGGCTACCGGCTGGTCTGCGTCATGCCGGAGAACGTCTCGACCGAACGCGTCCAACTGCTCCGCATGTACGGCGCGGAGATCATCTTCTCGCCGGCGGCGGGCGGCTCCAACCAGGCCGTCGCCACGGCGAAGCAGATCGCCGAGGAGCACCCCGACTGGGTCATGCTCTTCCAGTACGGCAATGAGGCCAACGCCCGCGCGCACTACGAGACCACCGGTCCCGAGCTGCTGCGCGACCTGCCGACCATCACGCATTTCGTCGCCGGCCTCGGCACCACCGGCACCCTCATGGGCACCGGGCGCTACCTGCGCGAGAAGAACCCCGACATCCAGATCATCGCGGCCGAGCCGCGCTACGGCGAACTGGTCTACGGGCTGCGCAACATCGACGAGGGTTACGTGCCCGAGCTCTACGACGCCACCGTCCTGTCCCGCCGGTTCTCCGTCGGTACGCGAGACGCGGTGCTGCGTACGCGTCAACTGGTCGAAGTGGAGGGTCTGTTCGTCGGATTCTCCACGGGCGCGGTGTTCCACGCCGCCCTCTCGGTCGCACACGCGGCCGCGAAGGCGGGGCAGAAGGCCGACGTCGCCTTCCTCGTCGCCGACGGCGGCTGGAAGTACTTGTCGACCGGGGCGTACACCGGGACGCTGGCCGACGCCGAAGAGGCGCTCGAAGGCCAGCTCTGGGCCTGA
- the murI gene encoding glutamate racemase has protein sequence MTDTPIGIFDSGVGGLTVARAILDQLPHERLLYLGDTAHVPYGPKPLADIRRYVLECLDDLVAADVKMLVIACNSAVSACLADVRERYDIPVVEVIRPAVRRAVAATRNGRVGVIGTSATITSRAYQDAFAAAPHVTVTAAACPQFVDFVERGITSGRALLGLASAYLEPLQQAGVDTLVLGCTHYPLLSGMLSLVMGEQVTLVSSAEETAKDVYRVLVENDMLRPDDAPPPRHELRVTGDDEPFQRLARRFLGDFPAALPDSNHAGAAR, from the coding sequence GTGACGGATACACCGATCGGGATCTTCGACTCGGGAGTCGGTGGCCTGACGGTAGCCCGAGCGATCCTGGACCAGTTGCCACACGAGCGCCTGCTCTATCTGGGGGACACGGCGCACGTGCCCTACGGTCCGAAGCCGCTGGCCGACATCCGGCGTTATGTCCTGGAATGCCTGGATGATCTGGTCGCCGCCGACGTCAAGATGCTGGTGATCGCCTGCAACTCGGCCGTGTCCGCGTGCCTGGCCGATGTTCGGGAGCGCTACGACATTCCAGTGGTGGAGGTGATCCGTCCGGCCGTCCGCCGGGCGGTGGCAGCGACCCGCAACGGCCGCGTCGGCGTGATCGGCACCTCGGCCACCATCACGAGCCGGGCCTATCAGGACGCCTTCGCCGCCGCGCCGCACGTGACCGTCACCGCGGCCGCCTGCCCGCAGTTCGTCGACTTCGTCGAACGCGGGATCACCTCCGGCCGGGCGCTGCTCGGCCTGGCCAGCGCGTACCTCGAACCCCTTCAGCAGGCCGGCGTCGACACCCTCGTCCTGGGCTGCACCCACTATCCGCTCCTGTCCGGCATGCTGAGCCTCGTGATGGGCGAACAGGTGACCCTGGTGTCCAGCGCCGAGGAGACAGCCAAAGACGTCTATCGGGTGCTGGTCGAAAACGACATGCTGCGCCCTGACGACGCCCCGCCCCCGCGCCACGAGCTGCGGGTCACCGGTGACGACGAACCCTTCCAGCGGCTCGCGCGGCGCTTCCTCGGCGACTTCCCAGCGGCCCTACCGGACTCCAATCACGCGGGAGCGGCTCGATGA
- a CDS encoding MBL fold metallo-hydrolase — protein sequence MRLTVLGCAGSFPGPESPCSAYLVEADGFRLLIDFGSGSLSSLQRYAGLNAVDAIVLSHLHCDHMMDAALYVVVRRYAPDGPYPPLPVYAPAGAPERLAGAYSADEGPLDDVYTFYSLQSGSFPIGPFTVTVDRVNHPIETYGVRLEHNGRVLAYSGDTAVCDAVLRLAQGADLFLCEASYLDGVDNPPGLHLTGREAGEVATKAGVGRLLLTHLVTAWGSEAETLEAAVAAFQGPVEIARPGARFDV from the coding sequence ATGAGACTGACGGTGTTGGGCTGTGCGGGCAGCTTCCCGGGCCCCGAGTCTCCGTGTTCGGCGTACCTGGTGGAGGCCGACGGATTCCGGCTGCTCATCGACTTCGGCTCGGGCTCCCTGTCCTCCCTCCAGCGGTACGCCGGACTGAACGCGGTCGATGCGATCGTGCTCAGCCACCTGCACTGCGACCACATGATGGATGCCGCGCTGTACGTCGTGGTCCGTCGATACGCTCCGGACGGCCCGTACCCGCCGTTGCCGGTGTACGCCCCAGCCGGTGCCCCGGAACGGCTCGCGGGGGCGTACAGCGCCGACGAGGGACCGCTCGACGACGTCTACACCTTCTACAGCCTGCAATCGGGCAGCTTCCCGATCGGCCCGTTCACCGTCACGGTGGACCGCGTGAACCACCCCATCGAGACCTACGGCGTACGCCTGGAGCACAACGGGCGGGTGCTCGCGTACTCCGGGGACACCGCCGTGTGCGACGCCGTCCTGCGGCTGGCCCAGGGCGCCGACCTGTTCCTGTGCGAGGCGAGCTACCTCGACGGCGTGGACAACCCGCCGGGCCTGCATCTGACCGGCCGGGAGGCCGGCGAAGTGGCCACCAAGGCCGGCGTCGGCCGCCTGCTGCTGACGCATCTGGTGACGGCCTGGGGGAGCGAGGCGGAGACGCTGGAGGCGGCGGTCGCGGCGTTCCAGGGTCCGGTGGAGATCGCCCGGCCCGGCGCCCGCTTCGACGTCTGA
- the rph gene encoding ribonuclease PH, with product MTRPDGRAADELRPVKLTRGWSMHPEGSVLVEFGNTRVLCTASVTEGVPRWRKGTGLGWVTSEYAMLPRATTTRSDRESVKGKIGGRTHEISRLIGRSLRACIELKALGENSIVIDCDVLQADGGTRTAAITGSYVALHDAVTWLANKGALAKKQTVESTLHRSVAAVSVGVIKGEARLDLCYDEDVSAEVDMNIVCTGTGDFVEVQGTGEDGVFDRKQLNQLLDLGVAGCSQLADLQREVLGLPSLSPSSLLAKFGGDVRR from the coding sequence ATGACCCGACCCGATGGCCGCGCCGCCGACGAACTCCGTCCGGTGAAGTTGACCCGCGGCTGGAGCATGCACCCGGAGGGCTCGGTTCTCGTCGAGTTCGGCAACACCCGGGTGCTCTGCACGGCGAGCGTGACCGAAGGCGTGCCGCGCTGGCGCAAGGGCACCGGCCTGGGCTGGGTGACCAGCGAGTACGCGATGCTCCCGCGCGCGACGACGACCCGGTCCGACCGCGAGAGCGTCAAGGGCAAGATCGGCGGGCGTACGCACGAGATCTCCCGCCTGATCGGGCGAAGTCTGCGGGCCTGCATCGAGCTCAAGGCGCTGGGCGAGAACTCCATCGTCATCGACTGCGACGTGCTGCAAGCCGACGGCGGTACGCGTACCGCCGCGATCACGGGCTCCTACGTCGCCCTCCACGACGCGGTGACCTGGCTGGCGAACAAGGGCGCGCTGGCGAAGAAGCAGACCGTCGAGTCCACGTTGCACCGCTCGGTGGCGGCGGTCAGCGTCGGCGTCATCAAGGGCGAGGCGCGGCTGGACCTCTGCTACGACGAGGACGTCAGCGCCGAGGTCGACATGAACATCGTCTGCACCGGGACCGGCGACTTCGTCGAGGTGCAGGGCACCGGCGAAGACGGCGTCTTCGACCGTAAGCAGCTCAACCAGCTGCTCGACCTCGGTGTGGCCGGCTGTTCGCAACTGGCCGACCTCCAGCGCGAGGTGTTGGGCCTGCCGTCGCTATCGCCGTCCAGCCTGCTGGCGAAGTTCGGAGGGGACGTCCGCCGATGA
- the rdgB gene encoding RdgB/HAM1 family non-canonical purine NTP pyrophosphatase, producing the protein MRLLLATRNLKKLDELRRILATSPALVGVELIGLNDVPEYPEAPETGLTFAENALLKAREGVKYTGLPTVADDSGLAVDALSGMPGVFSARWSGRFGNDYPHGKDVANLELVLDQTHDVADDKRGAAFICAAALVLPGGDGNREHLVSGQMRGRLLRAPRGLGGFGYDPIFQAEGHTRSTAELTAEEKDAISHRGQAFRALAAVIAKQLKP; encoded by the coding sequence ATGAGGCTGCTACTCGCGACCCGCAACCTGAAGAAGCTCGACGAGCTGCGGCGCATCCTCGCGACGTCGCCCGCGCTGGTCGGCGTCGAACTGATCGGGCTCAACGACGTCCCTGAATATCCGGAGGCTCCGGAGACCGGGCTCACCTTCGCCGAGAACGCGCTGCTCAAGGCGCGCGAAGGGGTCAAGTACACCGGCCTGCCGACGGTGGCCGACGACTCCGGCCTCGCCGTCGACGCGCTCAGCGGCATGCCGGGCGTGTTCAGCGCGCGCTGGTCGGGCCGGTTCGGCAACGACTATCCACACGGCAAGGACGTCGCCAACCTGGAACTGGTCCTGGACCAGACCCACGACGTGGCCGACGACAAGCGCGGCGCGGCCTTCATCTGCGCGGCCGCCCTCGTCCTGCCCGGCGGTGACGGCAACCGAGAACACCTGGTCAGCGGCCAGATGCGCGGCCGGCTGCTGCGCGCGCCCCGTGGTCTCGGCGGCTTCGGCTACGACCCGATCTTCCAGGCCGAGGGCCACACCCGCTCCACCGCCGAACTGACGGCCGAGGAGAAGGACGCGATCAGCCACCGGGGCCAGGCATTCCGGGCGCTGGCCGCGGTGATCGCCAAGCAGCTCAAGCCCTGA
- a CDS encoding Pr6Pr family membrane protein, with the protein MEIFVRFYRAATAIAILAAVVAQFQRAADAGNFFSFFTIQSNLIGAAVLLIGAARPAWNNLRWDLVRGAATSYLFTTGVVFALLLSDLTAQLGTTLPWVNTVVHQISPVVLFLDWLIQPPRHQILLPDAWSWLAYPIAWLGYTLIRGGIVGWYPYPFVDPRPDGWGHVVKACFAIAIGIIGFVFIVVWVGNSIRRLHTRLSPDSSRSGI; encoded by the coding sequence GTGGAGATCTTTGTCCGGTTTTATCGGGCGGCGACCGCGATCGCGATCCTGGCCGCGGTCGTCGCCCAGTTCCAGCGCGCCGCCGACGCGGGGAACTTCTTCAGCTTCTTCACGATCCAGAGCAACCTCATCGGCGCGGCCGTCCTCCTCATCGGCGCGGCCCGGCCGGCCTGGAACAACCTGCGCTGGGACCTCGTACGCGGAGCGGCGACCAGCTACCTGTTCACCACAGGTGTGGTCTTCGCGCTGCTGCTGTCGGACCTGACCGCCCAACTGGGCACGACGCTGCCCTGGGTCAACACCGTCGTCCACCAGATCTCGCCGGTCGTGCTCTTCCTCGACTGGCTCATCCAACCGCCCCGGCACCAGATCCTGCTGCCGGACGCGTGGAGCTGGCTGGCGTACCCGATCGCCTGGCTCGGCTACACCCTGATCCGGGGCGGCATCGTGGGCTGGTATCCGTACCCGTTCGTCGATCCGCGCCCCGACGGGTGGGGCCACGTCGTCAAGGCCTGTTTCGCCATCGCGATCGGCATCATCGGATTCGTGTTCATCGTGGTCTGGGTCGGCAACTCGATACGCCGCCTCCACACCCGCCTCTCCCCCGACAGCAGCAGATCAGGGATCTAG